The following coding sequences lie in one Phragmites australis chromosome 8, lpPhrAust1.1, whole genome shotgun sequence genomic window:
- the LOC133926399 gene encoding mitogen-activated protein kinase kinase 5-like: MRPGGLPSQPGTPGRSRRRPDLTLPMPQREVATSLAVPLPLPPLSSAPASAGLTPLAAATAAGGPVPAAAQPPPLAELERVRRVGSGAGGTVWMVRHRPTGRAYALKVLYGNHDDTVRRQIAREIAILRAADHPAVVRCHGMYERGGELQILLEYMDGGSLDGRRIAAEPFLADVARQVLAGIAYLHRRHIVHRDIKPSNLLIDSARRVKIADFGVGRILNQTMDPCNSSVGTIAYMSPERINTDLNDGNYDGYAGDIWSFGLSILEFYLGRFPFGENLGKQGDWAALMFAICYSDPPEPPSTASLEFRGFISCCLQKNPAKRLTAAQLLQHPFVAGPLPVAAPPS; encoded by the coding sequence ATGCGCCCGGGCGGCCTGCCGAGCCAGCCTGGCACGCCGGGGCGGTCGCGCCGGCGCCCGGATCTCACCCTCCCCATGCCGCAGCGAGAGGTCGCCACCTCCCTCGCCGTCCCTCTCCCGCTCCCGCCCCTGTCCTccgcccccgcctccgccgGGCTCACCCCACTGGCCGCTGCCACGGCAGCGGGCGGTCCTGTGCCCGCCGCAGCGCAGCCGCCCCCGCTCGCGGAGCTGGAGCGCGTCCGCCGAGTCGGCAGCGGGGCCGGTGGCACCGTGTGGATGGTGCGCCACCGCCCCACAGGCCGCGCCTACGCGCTGAAGGTCCTCTACGGCAACCACGACGACACCGTGCGTCGCCAGATCGCGCGCGAGATCGCGATCCTCCGCGCCGCCGACCACCCCGCCGTCGTCCGTTGCCACGGCATGTACGAGCGCGGCGGGGAGCTCCAGATCCTGCTCGAGTACATGGACGGCGGGTCCCTCGACGGCCGCCGCATCGCCGCCGAGCCCTTCCTCGCCGACGTGGCGCGCCAGGTGCTCGCGGGGATCGCCtacctccaccgccgccacaTCGTGCACCGCGACATCAAGCCATCCAACCTCCTCATCGACTCCGCGCGCCGCGTCAAGATCGCCGACTTCGGCGTGGGGCGCATCCTCAACCAGACCATGGACCCCTGCAACTCCTCCGTCGGCACCATCGCTTACATGAGCCCCGAGCGGATCAACACCGACCTCAATGACGGCAACTACGACGGCTACGCGGGCGACATCTGGAGCTTCGGACTCAGCATTCTCGAGTTCTACCTGGGCAGGTTCCCCTTCGGGGAGAATCTCGGCAAGCAGGGGGACTGGGCCGCGCTCATGTTCGCCATCTGCTACTCCGATCCGCCTGAGCCGCCTTCCACCGCATCGCTGGAGTTCCGGGGTTTCATCAGCTGCTGCCTCCAGAAGAACCCGGCCAAGCGGCTCACGGCCGCGCAGCTGCTGCAGCACCCGTTTGTTGCCGGGCCGCTACCCGTCGCTGCTCCGCCGTCATGA
- the LOC133927553 gene encoding uncharacterized protein LOC133927553 — MDCVVLAWLYGSISPELLQEVMSGTATARSVWRDLELLFHGNSERRIINLTAEFHAFSQGDLSIGDYCRRLKTMADTLADLGEPVADRTLVLQLIGGLSDRFDNLRSLLPMRSPFPTFTEARSLLLLDELTRGGTTQGMPATAFVATSAGPARPQATTASNATGSTNSSNNSRNCRRGRGGSGGSSSSTPAHGGGQGNSAQKTVWPTPYNPWTGSIQMWPGPMGHGPGLLGARPNYAGFTALSHAPFAGAAGAHFAGPSGFQAAAQPAFASQAGPAQYAAPPSMTPPTPHSVPTPAQYLWSGPSHWDPQVLASAYNTAVLTPLPSTEWYMDSGASAHMTSDAG; from the exons ATGGACTGCGTCGTCCTCGCGTGGCTCTACGGCTCGATCTCCCCCGAGCTGCTTCAGGAGGTCATGTCCGGCACCGCGACGGCGAGATCGGTCTGGCGCGACCTCGAGCTTCTCTTCCACGGCAACAGCGAGCGCCGCATAATCAACCTGACGGCGGAGTTCCACGCGTTCTCCCAGGGCGACCTCTCCATCGGCGATTATTGTCGTCGACTCAAGACTATGGCCGACACGCTCGCCGATCTCGGCGAGCCCGTCGCCGACCGGACCCTGGTGCTCCAGCTCATCGGCGGCTTGAGCGACCGATTCGACAATCTGCGCTCGCTGCTGCCCATGCGGTCCCCCTTCCCCACCTTCACGGAGGCCCGCTCCCTGCTTCTCCTCGACGAGCTCACCCGCGGCGGTACGACCCAAGGCATGCCGGCGACGGCCTTCGTCGCGACCTCTGCCGGCCCCGCTCGTCCCCAAGCTACGACCGCCTCCAACGCTACCGGCTCCACCAACTCCTCCAACAACTCCCGCAACtgccggcgcgggcgcggcggcagcggtggcTCATCCTCTTCGACGCCTGCGCACGGGGGTGGCCAGGGCAACTCAGCCCAAAAGACGGTCTGGCCCACCCCCTATAACCCCTGGACCGGCTCCATCCAAATGTGGCCGGGCCCGATGGGCCACGGTCCAGGTCTGCTCGGTGCACGGCCCAACTACGCAGGCTTCACCGCGCTGTCCCACGCGCCGTTCGCTGGGGCTGCGGGGGCGCACTTTGCTGGGCCGTCCGGCTTCCAGGCCGCGGCCCAGCCGGCTTTTGCCTCCCAGGCAGGCCCAGCACAGTATGCAGCGCCCCCCTCCATGACGCCTCCTACGCCGCACTCCGTCCCGACTCCGGCACAGTACCTGTGGTCTGGTCCCTCTCACTGGGACCCGCAGGTGCTCGCAAGCGCCTACAACACCGCCGTCCTGACTCCACTGCCGTCAACTGAATGGTATATGGACTCGGGCGCCTCCGCTCATATGACATCGGATGCCG GCTAG
- the LOC133926400 gene encoding cytochrome P450 709B2-like, with protein sequence MGAVVVALAVVVVSWLWAALVHLVWRPYAVARAFARQGVRGPAYRFFVGNNEEAKAMRAATSGETLDLRSHDFIPRVLPHCRKWMSHYGKVFLSWTGSTPTLFVGDYDMVKRILSDRAGLYGKTDPGPDIMALLGMGLVFNEGDDWARHRRVVHPAFAMDKLKMMTGAMAACAGEVIRAWEARATAATSGEVTVEVGQLFTELTADVISHTAFGSSYRQGKDVFLAQRELQFIAFASINNVRIPGTQYAPTKANVRRWQLERKVRGTLMAIIDERLAAAKEARGYGTDLLGLMLEANSDSAAAATAGGDHRRIMNMDEIIDECKTFFFAGHDTTSHLLTWAMFLLGTHPEWQKRLREEVLRECGGTEAPLHGDALNKLKLVTMVLYETLRLYGAVTMIGRRAMADADLCGVKVPKGTVLLIPIAMLHRDEEVWGADAGEFNPLRFRDGVGRAAAHPSALLSFSVGPRSCIGQDFAMLEAKATLAMILRRFAFEVAPEYVHAPADFLTLRPMQGLPVMLKLLDP encoded by the exons ATGGGAGCGGTTGTTGTTGCGCTCGCCGTGGTGGTCGTTTCATGGCTGTGGGCGGCGCTGGTGCACCTGGTGTGGCGGCCGTACGCTGTGGCGAGGGCGTTCGCGCGCCAGGGCGTCCGCGGGCCGGCGTACCGGTTTTTCGTGGGCAACAACGAGGAGGCGAAGGCGATGCGGGCGGCGACGagcggcgagacgctggacctgcGCTCCCACGACTTCATCCCGCGCGTGCTGCCGCACTGCCGCAAGTGGATGTCACACTACG GCAAGGTGTTCCTGTCGTGGACCGGCTCGACGCCGACGCTGTTCGTGGGCGACTACGACATGGTGAAGAGGATCCTCTCCGACCGGGCGGGGCTGTACGGCAAGACGGACCCGGGCCCTGACATCATGGCGCTGCTCGGCATGGGCCTGGTGTTCAACGAGGGCGACGACTGGGCGCGCCACCGCCGCGTCGTGCACCCGGCGTTCGCCATGGAcaagctcaagatgatgacggGTGCGATGGCGGCGTGCGCGGGGGAGGTGATCCGAGCGTGGGAGGCGCGCGCCACTGCCGCAACAAGCGGGGAGGTGACGGTGGAGGTGGGGCAGCTGTTCACGGAGCTCACCGCCGACGTGATCTCGCACACGGCGTTCGGCAGCAGCTACCGGCAGGGCAAGGATGTGTTTCTGGCGCAGCGGGAGCTGCAGTTCATCGCGTTCGCCTCCATCAACAACGTCCGCATCCCCGGCACCCAGTACGCGCCGACCAAGGCCAACGTGCGCCGGTGGCAGCTCGAGAGGAAGGTGAGGGGCACGCTCATGGCCATCATCGACGAGCGCCTGGCAGCCGCCAAGGAGGCCAGGGGATACGGCACCGACCTGCTCGGCCTCATGCTCGAGGCCAACTCCGACTCGGCCgcagccgccaccgccggcggcgaCCACCGGAGGATCATGAACATGGACGAGATCATCGACGAGTGCAAGACGTTCTTCTTCGCCGGGCATGACACCACCTCGCACCTCCTCACCTGGGCCATGTTCCTCCTTGGCACGCACCCTGAGTGGCAGAAGCGGCTCAGGGAGGAGGTGCTCCGGGAGTGCGGCGGCACAGAGGCGCCCCTCCACGGCGACGCCCTTAACAAGCTCAAGCTC GTGACGATGGTGCTGTACGAGACGCTGAGGCTATACGGCGCGGTGACGATGATCGGGAGGAGGGCGATGGCGGACGCCGACCTCTGCGGCGTGAAGGTCCCCAAGGGAACCGTCCTGTTGATCCCGATCGCGATGCTGCACCGCGACGAGGAGGTCTGGGGTGCGGACGCCGGCGAGTTCAACCCGCTCCGGTTCCGGGACGGAGTCGGCAGGGCGGCCGCGCACCCGAGCGCGCTGCTGTCCTTCTCCGTCGGCCCGCGGTCGTGCATCGGGCAGGACTTCGCGATGCTGGAGGCGAAGGCGACGCTGGCGATGATCCTGCGGCGGTTCGCGTTTGAGGTGGCGCCGGAGTACGTGCACGCGCCGGCCGACTTCCTGACGCTTCGGCCGATGCAAGGGCTCCCCGTCATGCTCAAGCTCTTGGATCCGTAG